The Pseudomonas chlororaphis subsp. piscium genome contains the following window.
GGTAGGCCCAGGTCAGGTCGTAGAAATCCTGGGAGGTGCGCAGTACGTCCGCGCCCTGGTAGTACAGGTCGAGGAACTCTTGCAGGTTGTTGAAGGCATAAGCCTTGCGCAGGGTTTCCACATCGCTCCAGGGCAAGGCGATCTTGTTGCGTTCGGCCAGGGCGAACAGCAGCTCGGGCTCGAGGGATCCTTCGAGGTGCAGGTGCAGTTCGGCCTTGGGCAAGGCGTTCAGCCAGTCGTACATGGGTGTGATCTCATCAGGTGCAGTCGAGCGCTGCGTGAACGTGTTGCGCTCCATCATCCTGCGGCGAAAAGCCGACCGCAAGGTGCGATGACAGGCGCTGGCCCCGGGTTTCCCCAGGGCTGCGCGGGCGCGTCAGGTTTCACCGCGCCCATAAGGGCTGGCATTCTACAGGCGCACGCGGACTATTCGGCAAAACCTGACCAGCCGGGCGATCAGGACGCTTGCAGTTCCCGGCGATAGGCATAGGTATCGGCAAACCGCGACAAGAGGAATTCGGCGCAGGTGGTGACCGGGTACTTCGGCGGACGCTCGGCATCCTGGCAGCCAGGCAGGCATTCGATGCGGGTATCCGGATGGGGTTCGGCGAAGAACGGCATCGAGTAGCGGTCCACCCCCAGCGGGCTGATCACCCGGTGCGGCGTCGACAGGTAACGGTCGTTGCTCCAGCGGGCCATCATGTCGCCCAGATTGACCACGAAGGTGCCTTCGATGGGCGGGGCGTCGATCCACTGGCCCTGGACGTTGCGCACTTGCAGGCCGCCGGCGCTGTCCTGGTAGAGCAGGGTGATGCAGCCGTAGTCGGTGTGGGCGCCGGCGCCTTGCTGCTCGTCGCTGCTGGCGGTGTGTCGCGGCGGGTAATGGATCAGGCTCAGGACGCTGACCGGCTCCTTGAAGCGACTGTCGAAAAAGTCGCGCTCGATGCCCAGGGCCAGGGTCATGGCCCGCAGCAGGGTCTGGGCCAGGGCCTGCATGTCCAGGTAGTGCTGCTCCATCAAGGTTTCCCAGCCGGCGATATCCGGGTGCCGGTTGCTGCCGCGCAGCGGCTTTTCCGCGAGCACCTCGGGATGTTCGGCCGGCAGGTGCAGGCCCATGTCGAAGGTTTCCTTGAGGTCGCTGGGCTTGTTCGGGTCCAACTGCTCGGTGGCGATCGCACCGTAGCCGCGATGGTGGCGGGTCTGGGTGATATCGATCTTGAGTTTCTCGGCGGCCGGCAGGGCGAAGAACTGCCGGGCGGCGTCGAGCAATTGGCCGATGCGCGCGGAGGTGATCGGGTGGCCCTTGATATAGAAGAAACCCCATTCGCGGCAGGCGCGGTCGATCTGCTGGGCAACGCTGTTCCAGCCGTGGGCGTCGTCGCCGTAGAGCGGGCTGATGTCGATGATTGGAAGCTGGTTCATATAAATGCTCTCAAGGTAGCCACTGCCCTGTAGCCGCTGCCGCAGGCTGCGATCGACCCCGGAGGGGGCGTGCTCTTGAGATCGAGCAAAGGTCCTTCGGACCTTGGCGCAGCCAGCGGCAGCGGCTACAGGCGAGTCATTTCGGAATGTCGGCCTTCATGCCTTCCACGTAATAGTTCATCGACGCTAGTTCTGCATTGCTGGCGCTGACCCCGGCGGCGAGTTTTTCCACGCCGGCCTGATCCTTGATCGGCCCGGTGAATGGGTGGAAGGCACCGCTCTTGATATCGGCGATGATCTGCTCGGCCTCGCTCTTGACCTCGGCTGGCACCAGGTCGCTGATCGGCAATTGGACCGTGCCTTCCTTCAGGCCACCCCAGTAGTCCTGGGATTTCCAGCTGTGGTCGAGCACGCCCTGGGTGGCCTGGATGTAGTGCGGGCCCCAGTTGTTGACGATGGAGGTCAGCACCGCTTTCGGCCCGAAGTGGGCCATGTCCGAGGCGTAGCCCACGGCATATACGCCACGGCGTTCGGCGGCCTGGATCGGCGCCGGGCTGTCGGTGTGCTGGAAGATCACGTCGGCGCCCTGGTCGATCAGGGCATTGGCGGCGTCGGCTTCCTTGCCCGGGTCGAACCAGGAGTTGACCCATACCACCTTGATCTCGGTGCCCGGGTTGTACTTGTTCAGGGCCAGCTGGATGGCATTGATGTCGCGGATCACTTCCGGGATCGGGAAGGAGGCGATGTAGCCGACCTTCTTGCTCTTGGTCATCTTCGCCGCGAGGAAACCGCCGACGTAGCGACCTTCATAGGTGCGGGCCAGGTAGGTGCCGAGGTTCTTGTCCTGTTTGTAGCCGGTGGCGTGATCGAAGGTGGTCTTGGGGAATTGCCTGGCGACTTTCAGGGTCGGGTTCATGTAGCCGAAGGAGGTGGTGAAGATCAGGTCGTACTGGTCCTTGGCCATGTTGCGGATCACCCGCTCGGCGTCGGCGCCTTCGGCGACGTTCTCCACGTAGTTGGTCCTGATCCGGTCGCCGAACTTCTCCACCAGCGCCAGGCGCCCCTGTTCATGCTGATAGGTCCAGCCGTGGTCGCCGATCGGGCCGATATAGACGAAGCCGACCTTCAACGGATCGGCGGCGCTGGCGCCCAGCGAGACGCTCAGGCCGATGGCCGCGGTGAGGGCGCACAGCAGTTTTTGCAGCGGACGTTTATGCATGAATCCGGACTCCATTTTGTTGTGGGGCGAGGCTGGGCTCTGAGGCTTGAATGGCTCAATGCAAATAGCTGACCAACAAGACAACAAAATTTTCGGGGGCCAGGGTGAAGCCTTCGCGGGTAAGCCTCGCTCCTACAGAGTCGCGGCGATCATGGGATCCGGCATGGCGTAAAACCTGTAGGAGCGAGGCTTGCCCGCGATCAATCTCAAGGCCGCCCAAGAGCCAACCCGGTGCGCCATGCCCACTCCATGCCAACCCCTGGTGCACTAAGGTGTAACGAAACGTTAGTGACTCCATGCAGTCCTTAGCTCATCTCTTACTGCTCGATTTATCCGGTCAAAGGACTGCAATGTTCACTTCACTCAAGCAAGAAAGTTTTCTGTTGCTGGCGCTGCTCGCGGCGCTGGTTGCCTATCCGCTGGAGCATGCGTTGCTCAACAGCGGCCAGGGCGTGGCGCTGATCTCCGGGTTGGTGCTGATCGGTTTCATCGTCGCCGCCTCGATGCGCGTCGCCCATCACGCCGAGCTGCTGGCGGAGAAGGTCGGCGACCCTTACGGCACCATGATCCTGACCCTCGCCGCGGTCCTGGTGGAGGTGGTGATCCTGGCGATCATGATGAGCAACGAGGCTTCGCCGACCCTGGTGCGCGACACCATCTATTCGGCGGTGATGCTCGACATCAACGGCATCCTCGGCCTGGCCGCGCTGATGGGCGGGATCAAGCATGGCGAGCAGGCCTACAACGACGACTCGGCCCGCTCCTACAGCGTGATGATCCTCACCGCCATGGGCGTGTCGATGGTGGTGCCGGAGTTCATTCCCGAGTCGAAATGGAAGCTCTACTCGGCCTTCACCATTGGCGCGATGGTGCTGTTGTACACCCTGTTCCTGCGCATGCAGGTCGGCGCCCACAGCTACTTCTTCAGCTACAGCTACCCGGAAAAACGCCGCAAGAAAGAACCGACGGAAGACGAACCAACGCCTGTCAGCCTGGCGTTTTCCATCGCCACCCTGGTGTTCGGCGTGGTGTTGATCGGCGCCTTGGCGGAGGTGATGTCCAAGACCCTCGACCTGGGGCTGGAAGGCACAGGCGCGCCGCCGGTGATCACGGCGATCCTGGTGGCGGCGATTTCCGCGGCGCCGGAGATCCTCACGGCCCTGCGCGCGGCGTTAGCCAATCGCATGCAGTCGGTGGTCAATATTGCGTTGGGGGCGTCGTTGTCGACGGTGATCCTGACGGTGCCGGTGATGGAAGCCATGGCGCTCTAC
Protein-coding sequences here:
- a CDS encoding 2-oxoglutarate and iron-dependent oxygenase domain-containing protein, with protein sequence MNQLPIIDISPLYGDDAHGWNSVAQQIDRACREWGFFYIKGHPITSARIGQLLDAARQFFALPAAEKLKIDITQTRHHRGYGAIATEQLDPNKPSDLKETFDMGLHLPAEHPEVLAEKPLRGSNRHPDIAGWETLMEQHYLDMQALAQTLLRAMTLALGIERDFFDSRFKEPVSVLSLIHYPPRHTASSDEQQGAGAHTDYGCITLLYQDSAGGLQVRNVQGQWIDAPPIEGTFVVNLGDMMARWSNDRYLSTPHRVISPLGVDRYSMPFFAEPHPDTRIECLPGCQDAERPPKYPVTTCAEFLLSRFADTYAYRRELQAS
- a CDS encoding calcium:proton antiporter — its product is MFTSLKQESFLLLALLAALVAYPLEHALLNSGQGVALISGLVLIGFIVAASMRVAHHAELLAEKVGDPYGTMILTLAAVLVEVVILAIMMSNEASPTLVRDTIYSAVMLDINGILGLAALMGGIKHGEQAYNDDSARSYSVMILTAMGVSMVVPEFIPESKWKLYSAFTIGAMVLLYTLFLRMQVGAHSYFFSYSYPEKRRKKEPTEDEPTPVSLAFSIATLVFGVVLIGALAEVMSKTLDLGLEGTGAPPVITAILVAAISAAPEILTALRAALANRMQSVVNIALGASLSTVILTVPVMEAMALYTGQPFQMAMTPVQTVMIFITLIVSAINLNDGETNAIEGMTHFVLFATFIMLSLLGL
- a CDS encoding BMP family ABC transporter substrate-binding protein; its protein translation is MHKRPLQKLLCALTAAIGLSVSLGASAADPLKVGFVYIGPIGDHGWTYQHEQGRLALVEKFGDRIRTNYVENVAEGADAERVIRNMAKDQYDLIFTTSFGYMNPTLKVARQFPKTTFDHATGYKQDKNLGTYLARTYEGRYVGGFLAAKMTKSKKVGYIASFPIPEVIRDINAIQLALNKYNPGTEIKVVWVNSWFDPGKEADAANALIDQGADVIFQHTDSPAPIQAAERRGVYAVGYASDMAHFGPKAVLTSIVNNWGPHYIQATQGVLDHSWKSQDYWGGLKEGTVQLPISDLVPAEVKSEAEQIIADIKSGAFHPFTGPIKDQAGVEKLAAGVSASNAELASMNYYVEGMKADIPK